Genomic segment of Blastocatellia bacterium:
GAACTTGTCCGTTTGAATGAGCATCGCCGTGAACGATTTCAAATCCTTGACGCCTGAGCGAAGCCCGAGATTGCGCAATGCGTCTTCGCGCGTTTTGCCAGTGCGCATCTCCAATCCGGTCAGCTCAAACTCGCGCGCCAAATCCTTATGCACATTGCTCAATTCCGAGGCCACGCGCGCCAACGCGGCATTCAAGCTCAAGCCGGCTTCCACACAGGAGACCATCAAATCCAAGGCATCGGCCAGCCCGTTGCGAATCGCCAACTGACGACTCTTGATTTTTGCGCTCAGCAGAAACTGAGGGCCGACTAGCCCGATGATGGCCAGCAAGGGCAAAAATGGACCGGAACGAAGCACCGACATATCCATCAAGCTCATGGCCAGCGCAGCAAACAGCGGCAGGGCTAATGCCAAAAAGAAACGGACGCCGGTAAACGTGATGGCGGCATTCTCTTGGTAGTAGCCGGCCATGATCATTCTGCGCCGTAGCGTGTTTTCCGCTGGCGAGGCTTTCTGACCTAACAACCGTCCTAACGGCTGCAAGACATGGACCACCAGAATGTCAATCGGGTCGCGGAATTGAGTTTCCGGCTGGCGCAGGTCGCTCGCTTTGTCCGGACCGTACGCGCGGATGCGTGACAATCGCTCGAAGACGACCTGGCGCGTCTGCGCTGAAACGATCGAGAAGACGGCAAGAACCAGCAATGCCGCGGCGAGGAATGCTGCCAATGTAATCAAGTAAACCATAGTTCCTCCCAACCCTCTTCGAGGGAAATCCGAAACCCCAAATCCAAAATCCGAAACGTTTGCGATTTCGGATTTCGTGTTTCGGATTTCCCTCGAAGGGGCTTTGCCACTAAACTTTAATCCTGACGATCTTGCGGATGACCAACACGCCTAACGCCTCACTAATCAGGCCGGCGATCAGCATCATCTTGCCCATGGGATGCGTAAACAGCACGCTGATGTAGTCAGGATTGACAATGTAGATGTAGACCATCAGCCCAAACGGAATCAACCCGATCACCCAGCCCGTCAATCGCCCTTGCGCTGTGTAGACACGCACTTGACCCAAGATCTTGAATCGTTCACGAATGACGTCAGCGATGTTCTCTAGAATCTCGGCCAGGTTGCCGCCCGTCTCGCGCTGAATCAAGATGGCGGTCACAGCGAGTTTCAAATCCAGTATAGGAATTCGCTCGGTTAAATGCTCCAGCGAAGCTTTCAAGCTCATGCCCAGATTGGTCTCTTCCGACGTTCGACGAAATTCCTTCGCAATGGGGTCTGGCATCTCTGTCGCAACGGTTTGCAGGGCGCTGGTGAAGGCATGCCCAGCGCGCAAGGCGCGCGTGACCAGATCGAGCGCATCGGGCAACTGCTCAAGAAACAAGGCCAGCCGCTTCTTGCGCATCTGAAGCAGATACAATATCGGCACGGTCGAGGCGATGGCGCCGATGACGAACGCAACCAGTGCCGAACCGCGAATATACCAGAGGAAGATCCCTGTGAACGCCGACAATACAATACACAGAAGGATCACCTGCATCGGCCGCATGTTGACATCAGCCTGCTCGATTAACTGATAGAGCCGGTTGCCCAGACTCGATTTGAGAACGAACCGATTGAAGCTCGATAGTTGCGAGGCGATGTCTTCGCGCAGAATTTGTAATTCTTCGCTTTTTTGACCGACCTCCGAGCGCAACAGGCTCTCCAATCGTTCATCCACCTTTTCGGCCATCTCCTGCTGCTCTTTATAAAAGAACATGTAGATGCCGATGGCGAATAAGACGAAAGTAATGAACACCAGTAATGCAATCATGATGCCTCCATAACCCCTGCGGGCAAATCCGAAGCACGAAACCCGAAGTCCCAAACGTTTTGGATTTCGGATTTGGGACTGGTGGATTTTCCTCGAAGAGGGATCACAGCATATCTCCGCTGATGCCTAATTCCCGTTGAACCAGCTCGCGCAGGTAGGCGACCTTCTCTTCGGGACTCGTTTCGACTTCGATGATCTTGGGCTTCTCACC
This window contains:
- a CDS encoding type II secretion system F family protein, coding for MVYLITLAAFLAAALLVLAVFSIVSAQTRQVVFERLSRIRAYGPDKASDLRQPETQFRDPIDILVVHVLQPLGRLLGQKASPAENTLRRRMIMAGYYQENAAITFTGVRFFLALALPLFAALAMSLMDMSVLRSGPFLPLLAIIGLVGPQFLLSAKIKSRQLAIRNGLADALDLMVSCVEAGLSLNAALARVASELSNVHKDLAREFELTGLEMRTGKTREDALRNLGLRSGVKDLKSFTAMLIQTDKFGTSIARALRVFSDTLRTKRRQRAEEAAAQTTIKLVFPLVFFIFPTILIVLLGPGVIQVMEVLQPTLSGGR
- a CDS encoding type II secretion system F family protein; the protein is MIALLVFITFVLFAIGIYMFFYKEQQEMAEKVDERLESLLRSEVGQKSEELQILREDIASQLSSFNRFVLKSSLGNRLYQLIEQADVNMRPMQVILLCIVLSAFTGIFLWYIRGSALVAFVIGAIASTVPILYLLQMRKKRLALFLEQLPDALDLVTRALRAGHAFTSALQTVATEMPDPIAKEFRRTSEETNLGMSLKASLEHLTERIPILDLKLAVTAILIQRETGGNLAEILENIADVIRERFKILGQVRVYTAQGRLTGWVIGLIPFGLMVYIYIVNPDYISVLFTHPMGKMMLIAGLISEALGVLVIRKIVRIKV